From the genome of Pirellulaceae bacterium, one region includes:
- a CDS encoding carbon storage regulator yields the protein MLVLSRKENERLLFPTLGISVEVVRIQGNKARIGIDAPADIPVLREEIADLKGIEFTPDTSASESRLAAITKTLREKLDTTAGALNQLHEHLQGDPEGQRFVLNTFRELQDLERSMTAGEPVEPEPPHGLLINRNPNERELLASCLRFGGFEVAAAASTGDAFDYLSLHACPDFALIDTEDATSDFIQELRSNRAFEQMKLFGIGEPRDACAAGSFPRPINAEILVGELTREYAGRIAI from the coding sequence ATGTTAGTTTTGTCACGGAAAGAAAACGAACGGCTCTTGTTTCCCACTCTTGGCATATCCGTCGAGGTGGTACGGATTCAAGGTAACAAGGCACGTATCGGCATCGACGCTCCGGCCGACATCCCAGTATTACGAGAAGAAATCGCTGACCTGAAGGGCATCGAATTCACCCCTGACACGTCCGCCTCCGAGAGCCGCCTCGCTGCGATAACAAAAACCTTGCGTGAGAAACTAGACACCACGGCGGGCGCGCTCAACCAGCTCCACGAACACCTGCAGGGCGACCCGGAAGGTCAAAGGTTTGTGCTCAACACATTTCGGGAACTGCAGGATCTGGAGCGCAGCATGACTGCAGGAGAACCGGTTGAGCCAGAGCCACCTCATGGCTTGCTGATCAATCGAAATCCGAATGAACGTGAATTACTGGCAAGTTGCCTCAGATTTGGCGGTTTTGAAGTGGCTGCGGCGGCAAGCACGGGAGATGCCTTTGACTACCTATCCCTGCACGCCTGCCCCGATTTCGCCTTGATTGACACCGAGGACGCAACCAGCGACTTTATTCAAGAACTTCGATCGAACCGAGCTTTCGAGCAGATGAAGTTGTTCGGCATCGGCGAGCCACGCGACGCTTGTGCGGCCGGCTCTTTTCCCAGGCCAATCAATGCCGAGATTCTTGTCGGCGAATTGACTCGAGAATACGCTGGTCGAATTGCTATCTAA
- a CDS encoding SlyX family protein encodes MSEHQDLQERVTKLEELNSHQELLLQQLHQVVLELRTEHEQLRTQTKLRIEQLVSQAESRSSELDPDEKPPHY; translated from the coding sequence ATGTCCGAACACCAAGACCTGCAAGAGCGGGTGACAAAACTGGAGGAACTTAACTCGCACCAGGAGTTGCTGCTCCAACAATTACATCAGGTTGTTTTGGAGCTTAGAACCGAGCATGAACAGTTGCGAACGCAAACCAAGCTTCGGATCGAGCAACTCGTGTCGCAGGCAGAAAGCAGATCTTCGGAACTTGATCCCGACGAGAAACCGCCCCACTATTAA
- a CDS encoding DUF502 domain-containing protein, with amino-acid sequence MALHQRSLLSRFLGYFVAGVLAVLPVVITFAVVAWVTDYIARFVGPGSLVGNGLQSFGLQVVNNDTLAYVVGWVLVLSIVFALGLFVELGAKRMLQSIVDALLTRVPIVSSIYGTSKQLIGMLDKKDEADLQGMRSVFCLFGDKNPTAMLALLTSPERFNIGGQEYHAVIIPTAPVPIGGGLVFVPAEKVISADVSVDGLMSVYVSMGVTAPQFLPVAERS; translated from the coding sequence ATGGCTCTTCACCAACGAAGTTTGCTCAGTCGTTTCCTTGGCTACTTTGTCGCTGGTGTGCTAGCGGTTTTGCCTGTCGTCATCACGTTTGCCGTGGTGGCGTGGGTGACGGACTACATTGCTCGCTTTGTCGGTCCTGGTTCGCTCGTTGGTAATGGCCTGCAGTCGTTTGGGCTCCAGGTGGTGAATAACGACACGCTCGCTTACGTGGTTGGGTGGGTATTGGTCCTGTCGATCGTCTTTGCACTTGGGCTGTTCGTTGAACTTGGCGCGAAGCGAATGCTGCAAAGTATCGTCGATGCGCTGCTCACGCGTGTTCCTATCGTGAGCAGTATCTACGGCACATCGAAGCAATTGATCGGTATGCTTGATAAGAAGGATGAAGCCGATCTCCAGGGGATGAGGTCGGTCTTCTGTCTGTTTGGAGACAAAAATCCAACGGCCATGTTGGCTCTGCTGACCTCGCCGGAACGCTTTAACATTGGCGGCCAGGAATATCACGCCGTGATCATTCCCACCGCCCCAGTGCCGATTGGTGGCGGCCTGGTATTTGTCCCAGCCGAGAAAGTGATCTCCGCTGACGTGTCTGTCGACGGGCTCATGAGTGTCTATGTATCAATGGGCGTCACGGCCCCTCAGTTCCTGCCGGTGGCGGAACGAAGTTGA